A genomic segment from Lemur catta isolate mLemCat1 chromosome 9, mLemCat1.pri, whole genome shotgun sequence encodes:
- the CIB2 gene encoding calcium and integrin-binding family member 2 isoform X2, with protein sequence MGNKQTIFTEEQLDNYQDCTFFNKKDILKLHARFYELAPNLVPMDYRKSPIVHVPMSLIIQMPELRENPFKERIVEAFSEDGEGNLTFNDFVDMFSVLCESAPRELKANYAFKIYDFNTDNFICKEDLELTLAKLTKSELDEDEVVLVCDKVIEEADLDGDGKLGFADFEDMIAKAPDFLSTFHIRI encoded by the exons ATGGGGAACAAGCAAACCATCTTCACCGAAGAGCAGCTGGACAACTACCAG GACTGCACCTTCTTCAATAAGAAGGACATCCTCAA GCTCCACGCACGCTTCTACGAGCTGGCCCCCAACCTCGTCCCCATGGACTACCGGAAGAGCCCTATTGTTCACGTGCCGATGAGCCTCATCATCCAGATGCCGGAGCTTCGG GAGAATCCCTTCAAAGAAAGGATCGTGGAGGCTTTTTCTGAGGATGGCGAGGGAAACCTCACCTTCAACGACTTCGTGGACATGTTTTCCGTGCTGTGCGAGTCGGCCCCGCGGGAGCTCAAAGCCAACTACGCCTTCAAGATCTACG ACTTCAACACCGACAACTTCATCTGCAAGGAGGACCTGGAGCTGACCCTGGCCAAGCTCACCAAGTCGGAGCTGGACGAGGACGAGGTGGTGCTCGTGTGCGACAAGGTCATCGAGGAGGCTGACCTGGATGGTGACGGCAAGCTGGGCTTCGCGGACTTTGAGGACATGATTGCCAAGGCCCCTGACTTTCTCAG CACATTCCACATCCGGATCTGA
- the CIB2 gene encoding calcium and integrin-binding family member 2 isoform X3, whose amino-acid sequence MFIPCELPPRPSPRETSQQRKSKTSVDEQVHAASSVMLTPRNSRYSVFGKRRKVRPSRGDALSETVCRHREDEVAAVEGTRGLVTPFRVWPHLFLWLRHQDCTFFNKKDILKLHARFYELAPNLVPMDYRKSPIVHVPMSLIIQMPELRMGKQRLREIRPLVQGHVSCPQPGSGVLLCTPHPW is encoded by the exons ATGTTCATCCCCTGTGAGCTGCCTCCCAGGCCGAGTCCCAGGGAAACAAGTcagcaaaggaaaagcaaaacgTCAGTGGACGAGCAGGTTCATGCAGCTTCATCAGTAATGCTGACACCAAGAAACAGCCGTTACTCAGTGtttggaaagaggagaaaggtTAGGCCAAGCAGAGGCGATGCCCTCAGTGAGACAGTCTGCAGGCACCGAGAGGATGAAGTAGCTGCCGTGGAAG gCACCAGGGGCCTCGTCACTCCCTTCCGTGTGTGGCCTCATCTGTTCCTGTGGCTCAGACACCAG GACTGCACCTTCTTCAATAAGAAGGACATCCTCAA GCTCCACGCACGCTTCTACGAGCTGGCCCCCAACCTCGTCCCCATGGACTACCGGAAGAGCCCTATTGTTCACGTGCCGATGAGCCTCATCATCCAGATGCCGGAGCTTCGG atggggaaacagaggctcagagagattaggCCCCTCGTCCAAGGTCACGTGAGCTGCCCGCAGCCTGGCTCTGGGGTCCTCCTGTGTACCCCACACCCGTGGTGA
- the CIB2 gene encoding calcium and integrin-binding family member 2 isoform X1 has protein sequence MFIPCELPPRPSPRETSQQRKSKTSVDEQVHAASSVMLTPRNSRYSVFGKRRKVRPSRGDALSETVCRHREDEVAAVEGAYKTPLMPQCQDCTFFNKKDILKLHARFYELAPNLVPMDYRKSPIVHVPMSLIIQMPELRENPFKERIVEAFSEDGEGNLTFNDFVDMFSVLCESAPRELKANYAFKIYDFNTDNFICKEDLELTLAKLTKSELDEDEVVLVCDKVIEEADLDGDGKLGFADFEDMIAKAPDFLSTFHIRI, from the exons ATGTTCATCCCCTGTGAGCTGCCTCCCAGGCCGAGTCCCAGGGAAACAAGTcagcaaaggaaaagcaaaacgTCAGTGGACGAGCAGGTTCATGCAGCTTCATCAGTAATGCTGACACCAAGAAACAGCCGTTACTCAGTGtttggaaagaggagaaaggtTAGGCCAAGCAGAGGCGATGCCCTCAGTGAGACAGTCTGCAGGCACCGAGAGGATGAAGTAGCTGCCGTGGAAGGTGCATATAAAACGCCACTCATGCCGCAGTGCCAG GACTGCACCTTCTTCAATAAGAAGGACATCCTCAA GCTCCACGCACGCTTCTACGAGCTGGCCCCCAACCTCGTCCCCATGGACTACCGGAAGAGCCCTATTGTTCACGTGCCGATGAGCCTCATCATCCAGATGCCGGAGCTTCGG GAGAATCCCTTCAAAGAAAGGATCGTGGAGGCTTTTTCTGAGGATGGCGAGGGAAACCTCACCTTCAACGACTTCGTGGACATGTTTTCCGTGCTGTGCGAGTCGGCCCCGCGGGAGCTCAAAGCCAACTACGCCTTCAAGATCTACG ACTTCAACACCGACAACTTCATCTGCAAGGAGGACCTGGAGCTGACCCTGGCCAAGCTCACCAAGTCGGAGCTGGACGAGGACGAGGTGGTGCTCGTGTGCGACAAGGTCATCGAGGAGGCTGACCTGGATGGTGACGGCAAGCTGGGCTTCGCGGACTTTGAGGACATGATTGCCAAGGCCCCTGACTTTCTCAG CACATTCCACATCCGGATCTGA
- the CIB2 gene encoding calcium and integrin-binding family member 2 isoform X4, whose product MDYRKSPIVHVPMSLIIQMPELRENPFKERIVEAFSEDGEGNLTFNDFVDMFSVLCESAPRELKANYAFKIYDFNTDNFICKEDLELTLAKLTKSELDEDEVVLVCDKVIEEADLDGDGKLGFADFEDMIAKAPDFLSTFHIRI is encoded by the exons ATGGACTACCGGAAGAGCCCTATTGTTCACGTGCCGATGAGCCTCATCATCCAGATGCCGGAGCTTCGG GAGAATCCCTTCAAAGAAAGGATCGTGGAGGCTTTTTCTGAGGATGGCGAGGGAAACCTCACCTTCAACGACTTCGTGGACATGTTTTCCGTGCTGTGCGAGTCGGCCCCGCGGGAGCTCAAAGCCAACTACGCCTTCAAGATCTACG ACTTCAACACCGACAACTTCATCTGCAAGGAGGACCTGGAGCTGACCCTGGCCAAGCTCACCAAGTCGGAGCTGGACGAGGACGAGGTGGTGCTCGTGTGCGACAAGGTCATCGAGGAGGCTGACCTGGATGGTGACGGCAAGCTGGGCTTCGCGGACTTTGAGGACATGATTGCCAAGGCCCCTGACTTTCTCAG CACATTCCACATCCGGATCTGA
- the SH2D7 gene encoding LOW QUALITY PROTEIN: SH2 domain-containing protein 7 (The sequence of the model RefSeq protein was modified relative to this genomic sequence to represent the inferred CDS: inserted 1 base in 1 codon; substituted 1 base at 1 genomic stop codon), producing MSPASQGAQPKQQRGGQATLDTRLSTDHERGWLGSRFSARGMEGSLGPGPAGVGHSHALAELQELALAWFVETQAPFILQNGALPPWFHGFITRKQTEQPLGDKALGSFLIRLSDRAVGYILSYRARDCCRHFVINQHPNRRYFVSGDTRTHGSLAELVCHYQERQLEPFGETLATACPRPEDDDVYDAITLGLHQTILGLETPAATASPAVASDKAASPHRSPKPQVSFLHAQKGLHVGPRNSEDGGVECPPLPERKASLLDESLRGPGDIVYADLRKMKQARLGLGTEVAARPGPVPAGXPGSEAQRRLSDGDQNRPDGPGPVLSGVGPDRGPPGSLTSGGLLEPRNSDALRSPTVAGRQGFPKPSQGAQPCPYELVRTAGLLPEAGDAPDQGGSTYEQIPVCWGGPSRPPHPGASPTCSKLSGPKDCGXERILGTAGLPEPGNTYEQIPAAKSKQPARTHKHDKLRRLFFTDKKHKF from the exons ATGTCCCCCGCCAGCCAAGGTGCCCAGCCCAAGCAGCAGAGAGGAGGACAAGCTACCTTGGACACCCGGCTGTCCACGGACCATGAAAG AGGCTGGCTGGGCTCCCGCTTCAGTGCCCGAGGGATGGAGGGCAGCCTGGGGCCGGGGCCGGCAGGGGTGGGGCACAGCCATGCCCTGGCGGAGCTCCAGGAGCTGGCCCTGGCGTGGTTCGTGGAGACGCAGGCCCCCTTCATTCTGCAGAACGGCGCATTGCCCCCCTGGTTTCACGGATTCATCACCCGCAA GCAGACAGAGCAGCCACTCGGGGACAAAGCTCTCGGTTCCTTCCTCATCCGCCTCAGTGACCGGGCCGTTGGCTACATCTTGTCCTACCG GGCCCGTGACTGCTGCCGGCATTTTGTCATCAACCAGCACCCAAACCGGCGCTACTTCGTCTCCGGGGACACGCGCACCCACGGCTCTCTGGCGGAGCTCGTGTGCCATTACCAGGAGAGGCAGCTGGAGCCCTTCGGGGAGACGCTGGCTACTGCCTGCCCCCGG CCAGAGGACGATGATGTGTATGATGCTATCACCCTGGGCCTCCACCAGACCATCCTGGGCCTGGAAACTCCAGCTGCCACGGCGTCCCCTGCAGTGGCCTCAGACAAGGCCGCCAGCCCCCACCGCTCTCCAAAGCCCCAGGTCTCCTTCCTCCACGCACAGAAGGGCCTGCATGTGGGTCCCCGGAACTCTGAGGACGGAGGTGTGGAG TGCCCCCCCCTCCCTGAGAGGAAGGCCTCCCTCTTGGACGAGTCTCTCCGAGGCCCCGGGGACATCGTTTACGCAGACCTGAGGAAGATGAAGCAGGCACGGCTAGGCCTGGGCACAGAGGTGGCCGCCAGGCCCGGGCCCGTGCCAGCTG GGCCAGGCAGCGAGGCCCAGAGGAGACTCTCAGACGGAGACCAGAACAGGCCTGATGGCCCAGGGCCTGTCCTCTCTGGAGTCGGCCCAGACCGGGGCCCTCCTGGTTCTCTCACTTCCGGGGGGCTCCTTGAGCCCCGCAATTCTGATGCCCTGAGATCCCCGACTGTTGCTGGGAGGCAGGGGTTTCCGAAGCCGAGCCAAGGGGCTCAGCCCTGCCCGTATGAACTGGTCAGGACAGCAGGGCTCCTACCGGAGGCCGGGGATGCACCAGACCAAGGAGGCAGCACCTATGAGCAGATCCCAGTCTGCTGGGGGGGCCCAAGCAGGCCCCCACATCCTGGGGCCAGTCCCACGTGCAGCAAACTGTCAGGGCCCAAGGACTGTGGCTAGGAGAGGATCTTGGGGACCGCAGGGCTCCCAGAGCCTGGGAACACTTACGAGCAGATCCCAGCAGCCAAGAGCAAGCAGCCGGCACGGACACACAAG CATGACAAGCTCCGGAGGCTCTTCTTCACAGACAAGAAGCACAAATTCTGA